One part of the Phaeodactylum tricornutum CCAP 1055/1 chromosome 17, whole genome shotgun sequence genome encodes these proteins:
- a CDS encoding predicted protein has translation TEGEYHGIADDALDHIQDAIDEALDSTTLEYEVTLASGVLTLSLPPHGTWVVNKQTPNQQLWWSSPLSGPKRYEYDEADKLWFSTKD, from the coding sequence ACAGAAGGGGAGTACCATGGAATAGCGGATGACGCTCTGGACCACATTCAGGATGCGATCGACGAAGCTCTGGATTCCACGACGCTTGAGTACGAGGTCACGTTGGCGTCGGGCGTTCTCACCCTTTCGTTGCCACCCCACGGAACGTGGGTTGTCAACAAACAAACGCCAAACCAGCAGTTGTGGTGGTCAAGTCCATTGAGCGGACCCAAACGATACGAGTATGATGAAGCCGACAAACTCTGGTTCTCGACCAAGGAT
- a CDS encoding predicted protein gives MKLRLLAFVATSLSLCSLTTSFSSIHSSFVSTALFAAPETSTMPEVSVGDTIPDVTLTELSSGEDKPVDVKIVDLIAGKKVAIFGVPGAFTPGCSKSHLPSFMEAQEELKGRGVDMTICVATNDAYTMEAWGRTSGGSDVGIRFLADNSGTLTKELGLVMETPVGIRTKRFSLIAEDGKVTKYFSSAKDSSDTWAPNVLSAL, from the exons ATGAAGTTGCGTCTTCTTGCTTTTGTAGCCACCTCCCTTTCGCTTTGCTCGCTCACGACCAGCTTCTCGTCGATCCATAGTTCTTTCGTTTCTACTGCGCTTTTTGCAGCCCCCGAAACAAGTACCATGCCCGAAGTATCGGTGGGTGACACCATTCCTGACGTAACTTTAACTGAACTTTCCAGTGGCGAAGACAAGCCTGTGGACGTAAAGATTGTCGATCTTATCGCTGGTAAGAAAGTTGCAATCTTTGGAGTTCCGGGCGCCTTCACCCCCGGATGCAGCAAATCGCACCTTCCCTCTTTTATGGAAGCTCAGGAGGAACTCAAGGGGAGAGGCGTCGATATGACTATTTGCGTTGCTACGAATGACGCTTACACTATGGAG GCGTGGGGGCGTACGTCCGGAGGTTCGGATGTAGGTATCCGTTTCCTGGCCGACAACTCTGGTACCCTGACGAAAGAACTGGGTCTGGTCATGGAGACTCCGGTTGGTATCCGCACCAAGCGATTCTCTCTTATCGCTGAAGACGGAAAGGTAACAAAGTATTTTAGCTCGGCCAAGGATAGCTCCGATACTTGGGCTCCGAATGTCTTGTCCGCTCTCTAA
- a CDS encoding cystathionine beta-lyase (A number of pyridoxal-dependent enzymes involved in the metabolism of cysteine, homocysteine and methionine have been shown to be evolutionary related. These enzymes are proteins of about 400 amino-acid residues; CBL; Beta-cystathionase; Cysteine lyase) gives MATSLAHAGVVTGKNAAMSPPLHMATTYTRPADGSYQEGDLIYTRMDNPTRNLLEAETGRLECHGRAVNSDTPIISCAFASGMMAVSSIVLAHRLPLKVLLPVDAYHGVPTVLRDVFSRFDVEIRTVEMSDPAAIEADLAKISVKDDVIVWMESPSNPRVDIIDISLISSIAEKSGRRVTTVVDSTLAPPTIQQPLQLGADLVMHSATKYLGGHSDLLCGVVTASPWTNRGRFIGPLIRQVQVAVGGVASPLDSWLTLRGLRTLAIRSSRQCETALLLVKYLQHHPLVDKVYYPGLEEHFGHKIAKRQMKNGFGGVFSVEMIGESYAFAFAAALTVVQRATSLGGTETLIEHRASIEPPGRVVSPRGLLRVSVGLEHASDILSDFESAMDIVQTIHGIRG, from the coding sequence ATGGCTACTTCTCTGGCACACGCAGGTGTGGTTACTGGAAAGAATGCGGCCATGTCTCCTCCGTTGCACATGGCAACAACTTATACCAGGCCAGCCGATGGATCTTATCAAGAAGGAGACTTGATTTACACACGTATGGACAACCCTACAAGAAATCTACTTGAGGCGGAGACTGGCAGGCTTGAATGTCACGGTCGAGCTGTGAACTCCGACACGCCAATCATAAGTTGTGCATTTGCGTCGGGTATGATGGCCGTGTCTTCGATCGTTCTCGCCCACCGGTTACCATTGAAGGTTTTGCTGCCAGTCGATGCCTACCATGGTGTTCCGACTGTCCTTCGAGACGTCTTTTCGCGTTTCGATGTAGAAATCCGTACTGTCGAAATGAGTGATCCAGCGGCCATCGAAGCTGACCTGGCAAAAATATCGGTAAAAGACGATGTCATTGTATGGATGGAGAGCCCTTCGAACCCAAGAGTTGACATTATTGACATTTCTTTAATAAGCAGCATCGCAGAAAAATCGGGCCGTCGCGTCACTACTGTGGTCGATTCCACCCTCGCTCCTCCAACGATTCAGCAGCCTCTCCAGCTTGGTGCGGATTTGGTTATGCATTCGGCGACAAAGTACCTCGGTGGACATTCAGATCTACTCTGTGGTGTCGTGACAGCGTCTCCATGGACTAATCGTGGTCGTTTCATTGGGCCACTTATACGGCAGGTGCAAGTCGCTGTCGGAGGTGTGGCCTCTCCACTGGATTCATGGCTCACGCTGCGTGGTCTAAGAACCTTGGCTATCCGTAGCAGTCGCCAATGCGAAACTGCTCTCCTTCTTGTCAAATATCTACAGCACCATCCATTGGTAGACAAGGTCTATTATCCTGGACTGGAAGAACACTTTGGCCACAAAATTGCTAAACGTCAAATGAAGAATGGATTTGGAGGTGTTTTCAGTGTTGAAATGATCGGCGAGAGCTATGCGTTTGCGTTTGCGGCGGCCCTGACAGTCGTTCAACGAGCTACCAGCCTCGGCGGGACTGAAACTCTAATTGAACATCGGGCGAGTATAGAGCCACCTGGCCGCGTAGTTAGTCCACGGGGACTACTGAGGGTCAGCGTAGGCCTGGAACACGCATCTGATATTTTGTCTGACTTTGAAAGCGCCATGGACATTGTTCAAACGATTCATGGTATTCGTGGCTAA
- a CDS encoding predicted protein, with amino-acid sequence MEASHSIVNGSSDSDTDPQPPALNELQVDSSRVCEERPWFNFLSSFLANFYRWWWHRTKDIYRHVSWAEVSGSCGDLGTFIPLFVALAQQRVIHASAALWFAGLANFITGYTWDLPMPVQPMKAIAAVALIDELSLRQVTTAGIWMGAFLTILGATNGIELVHRVVPRSVVSGMQLGVGLSLMVHGWTWITELSWWDLDGRWLAVVCFVTSYWGLRSIHSDSVETNGLRSAQERPLRPIGLFLFGLGALLAVFGLLSTTTTGGSQPLPGWSTAPIATLAIRGTNWNDWSTGFWQGALPQLPLTTLNSVISLCCLASTLYVPDSLIEAESHPIAASSILSPRKVCWSVGLLNFLLCPFGAMPSCHGAGGLAGQHKFGARHGTSVVILGSVKMSLTLILGTWLVPFLDRIPLSVLSVSIIVAGQELAATGILLLSKPMTNVPNTSSNLHCDLGMLRVDLATCLCTTSVILGLKKTHYGALCGLLVHVIYGPGWALFRRVESTASPGVYSPLDQWN; translated from the coding sequence ATGGAAGCATCACACAGCATCGTCAACGGTAgcagtgacagtgatacTGACCCGCAACCTCCCGCACTAAACGAACTGCAGGTGGACTCTTCTAGAGTATGTGAGGAAAGGCCGTGGTTCAACTTTCTCTCCTCCTTCCTTGCAAATTTCTATCGCTGGTGGTGGCACAGGACGAAAGACATATACCGACATGTATCATGGGCGGAAGTGTCGGGGAGCTGCGGAGACCTGGGAACGTTTATACCTTTGTTTGTTGCTCTGGCTCAACAACGCGTGATTCACGCATCCGCCGCACTCTGGTTCGCCGGCTTGGCAAATTTTATAACCGGTTACACTTGGGACCTACCTATGCCGGTTCAGCCAATGAAAGCCATCGCAGCAGTAGCGTTGATCGACGAACTTTCTCTTCGGCAAGTCACAACAGCCGGGATTTGGATGGGCGCTTTTCTCACGATATTGGGAGCCACAAATGGGATTGAGCTTGTTCATCGAGTCGTTCCAAGATCAGTTGTGTCAGGAATGCAACTCGGAGTTGGCCTCTCGCTTATGGTACACGGTTGGACATGGATCACCGAGCTATCTTGGTGGGATCTAGACGGGCGCTGGCTAGCGGTTGTCTGCTTCGTCACATCATACTGGGGGCTGCGCTCTATACACTCGGATTCTGTCGAGACGAATGGGTTGAGATCAGCTCAAGAAAGGCCCCTTCGACCAATTGGATTATTTCTGTTTGGATTAGGAGCTCTGTTAGCTGTATTTGGGTTATTATcaacaaccacaacgggAGGCAGTCAGCCTTTGCCAGGCTGGTCCACGGCGCCAATCGCAACTCTAGCAATACGGGGAACAAATTGGAATGATTGGAGCACTGGCTTTTGGCAAGGGGCCTTGCCCCAGTTACCTTTGACAACTCTAAATTCTGTTATATCCCTATGCTGCTTGGCGTCGACACTTTATGTCCCGGATTCTTTAATTGAAGCCGAATCCCATCCAATTGCTGCTTCTTCGATTCTTTCACCTCGAAAGGTTTGCTGGAGCGTCGGTCTATTGAACTTCCTCCTCTGTCCTTTTGGGGCCATGCCAAGTTGTCACGGAGCGGGAGGACTTGCAGGTCAGCACAAATTTGGCGCTCGACACGGAACCTCTGTAGTTATCCTTGGCTCTGTAAAGATGTCATTGACCCTTATTTTAGGAACTTGGCTGGTTCCTTTTCTGGATCGGATTCCTCTGAGTGTGTTGAGTGTCTCGATAATTGTCGCCGGTCAAGAACTAGCCGCTACAGGAATTCTGTTGCTGTCAAAGCCAATGACTAACGTCCCGAATACATCCAGCAATTTGCACTGTGACTTGGGTATGCTGCGAGTGGATTTGGCTACATGTTTATGTACAACATCGGTCATTCTCGGACTTAAGAAAACCCATTACGGCGCTCTTTGTGGGCTTTTGGTACATGTGATCTATGGTCCGGGATGGGCATTATTTCGCCGGGTCGAGAGCACGGCAAGTCCTGGTGTCTATAGTCCGCTGGACCAATGGAATA
- a CDS encoding predicted protein, whose amino-acid sequence MLPSPSARRRYRNVLPILLHGDAAFAGQGVVYETMQMAEVPDFDVGGTIHVIINNQIGFTTNPLHSLSMPYASELGKAFSCPIFHCNGDDPLAVSTVLETAVEWRHEWGMDVIIEMVCYRRNGPNKLDQPAFTQPKLYKEISQHPPTLDIFEK is encoded by the coding sequence ATGTTGCCAAGCCCGTCAGCCAGAAGAAGATATCGTAACGTTTTACCAATCCTATTGCACGGagacgccgcctttgccgggcAAGGGGTAGTCTACGAGACCATGCAAATGGCCGAGGTGCCCGATTTTGATGTCGGTGGAAccattcacgtcatcatcaacaatcaGATTGGCTTCACCACCAACCCCCTACATTCGCTCTCAATGCCCTACGCGTCGGAGTTGGGCAAGGCCTTCAGTTGCCCCATCTTTCActgcaacggcgacgatcCCCTAGCAGTATCGACGGTACTCGAGACCGCCGTCGAATGGCGTCACGAATGGGGCATGGATGTCATTATCGAGATGGTCTGCTACCGTCGTAATGGTCCCAACAAATTGGATCAGCCGGCCTTTACACAACCCAAACTCTATAAGGAAATCTCTCAACACCCACCAACCCTGgatattttcgaaaagtga
- a CDS encoding predicted protein, with product MLLSSKVRRKIHQTVDCPTSALAVNCLQFPCCMPTASPWVDFHTDDGGAGRGLSFSTADWMQQLKAMDSSIKLRDLVIPGTHDSASVTISGWKPFSGVGQTQNLSVYDQLCSGARYLDIRMADNSAHNGVSIWHGCLEGCPFDQVLEEIHQFADAHKGEFLLLELVPEYGKDFSPQNRLAALQKVHKTFDSSIIRDFSSLLGSYTLADIKPNQSVAVLVHPRFYSDFAVDGKSYQQDEVKEAFGFFNSHAIFRSVWHNTRNLDNLLEGNLQDVRKHGANKAQWHAGQFLLTPGVGGASDVVQALIGQNSLRPVSQACRLYQPKVLDTFLRDHATESWNWILLDFIDLCPATVHFILALNVPIQLEIFVAAVKGNGHVQDVTTRIKTFVQRGRVLFSPNLMNDLQVGPLLSSLTVAYRLGEEFRVVTISIEIDTMLLISALGTSQCDSNVIVPSNKEGYVGGRGLTQSAQEAIVKYEYKNKLCEFELVAQ from the coding sequence ATGTTGCTCTCCTCGAAGGTCCGTCGAAAGATCCATCAAACGGTGGACTGCCCTACATCGGCCTTGGCCGTCAACTGCTTACAGTTTCCATGCTGCATGCCTACGGCGAGCCCTTGGGTTGACTTCCACACCGACGATGGTGGCGCTGGCAGAGGGCTTTCGTTTTCAACGGCCGACTGGATGCAGCAGCTCAAGGCTATGGATTCCTCGATCAAGCTTCGTGACCTAGTAATTCCGGGAACTCATGATTCAGCATCGGTGACGATCTCGGGATGGAAGCCGTTTAGTGGAGTCGGACAAACACAAAATCTTTCGGTTTACGATCAACTGTGTAGCGGAGCCCGCTACTTGGATATTCGAATGGCTGATAACTCAGCCCACAACGGAGTCTCCATTTGGCACGGGTGCTTAGAGGGATGTCCATTTGACCAAGTTCTGGAAGAAATTCATCAATTTGCTGACGCACACAAGGGCGAGTTCTTGCTATTGGAGCTTGTCCCCGAGTACGGGAAAGACTTTTCTCCCCAGAACCGTCTAGCAGCCTTGCAAAAGGTGCACAAGACTTTCGATTCTTCCATCATCCGCGATTTCTCATCGTTGCTTGGTAGCTACACTCTCGCTGATATAAAGCCAAATCAGAGTGTCGCCGTCCTTGTTCACCCTCGATTCTATAGTGACTTTGCGGTCGACGGCAAATCATACCAGCAAGACGAAGTGAAAGAAGCATTTGGGTTCTTCAATTCACATGCTATTTTCCGCAGTGTTTGGCACAACACTCGGAATCTTGACAATCTTCTTGAAGGAAATCTCCAAGATGTTCGAAAGCATGGCGCGAATAAGGCTCAGTGGCATGCGGGTCAGTTTTTGCTCACCCCCGGCGTTGGTGGTGCAAGTGACGTGGTTCAAGCTTTAATTGGTCAAAACAGTTTACGGCCTGTATCGCAAGCTTGTCGTCTCTATCAACCCAAGGTGCTGGACACGTTTCTGAGAGACCATGCAACGGAATCGTGGAACTGGATTCTTTTAGACTTTATCGACTTATGCCCGGCTACCGTTCATTTCATTTTGGCGCTTAACGTCCCCATCCAATTGGAGATATTTGTGGCGGCAGTAAAGGGCAACGGTCACGTTCAAGATGTCACGACTAGGATTAAGACTTTCGTTCAACGAGGTAGGGTTCTCTTCTCCCCTAACTTGATGAACGATCTCCAGGTGGGTCCGTTGCTTTCTTCCTTGACTGTTGCTTACAGGCTCGGTGAAGAATTTCGTGTCGTTACAATTTCAATTGAGATTGATACGATGCTATTGATTAGTGCCTTGGGCACTAGTCAATGCGACAGCAACGTTATCGTTCCTTCGAACAAGGAAGGCTACGTTGGTGGAAGAGGCCTCACACAGTCGGCGCAGGAGGCAATTGTCAAGTATGAGTACAAGAATAAATTGTGCGAATTCGAGCTTGTTGCACAGTGA
- a CDS encoding predicted protein, which produces MWMSIFKNWVLVILLGSTVSPPPASSMWMTASSGSPTIRQVHVITRHGARYPLQKNSDNLKEQTRNGLTPLGVSQLHSLGGWLAIRYDAFFEDGAAASARIRLESSALQRTIESANALALGFWKASFPNDETSSLLPANSTFVPLSVYSTPLESDIRIRAYDKCVAFHKQLDRLYESETWIGIENDNRAFLGKLASIPKFSEYSAKSADGGRIVPLKELWNVFDLIHVAKTECEDLTGSTCQSLADPDVADVLNVEEWTQLQGLAHRAELLKYRDSFAGRMVGANLLLQILERMQDTTVDFFLYSAHYPTILGLLSALDEDPIDTLPDYGTALLFEVYYDNETNTEWFQIKYRPGDIVQNSSTLVSLGKRCHNATCQHLDFDEFLSTWSVTAWCNECGTESTSVCSVGVPKFCSSDLDRPVLVGFFVGLVSALAGIGIVLSKRFLNRRNNAVQTSQQQEHEDRPPKTDFTDHDSMQSPYDATMA; this is translated from the coding sequence ATGTGGATGTCTATCTTTAAAAATTGGGTTCTGGTGATCCTATTAGGATCAACTGTCTCACCACCACCCGCTTCCTCCATGTGGATGACAGCATCTTCGGGATCTCCCACCATACGTCAAGTTCATGTCATAACACGGCACGGGGCTCGATATCCATTACAAAAGAACTCTGACAACCTGAAAGAGCAGACTAGAAATGGCTTGACTCCTCTTGGTGTTAGCCAACTTCACAGTCTTGGGGGTTGGCTCGCTATTCGCTATGATGCCTTTTTCGAAGACGGAGCTGCTGCATCGGCACGGATTCGTCTTGAGTCCTCCGCATTACAACGGACTATCGAATCGGCAAATGCACTGGCACTGGGGTTTTGGAAAGCGAGCTTCCCGAATGACGAGACTTCCTCGCTCCTGCCCGCAAACTCAACGTTTGTTCCTCTATCCGTTTATTCGACTCCGCTAGAATCTGACATTCGAATCCGTGCTTACGACAAATGCGTTGCGTTTCATAAACAGCTGGATCGCCTATACGAAAGTGAGACTTGGATTGGAATTGAGAATGACAATCGGGCATTTTTGGGAAAGCTAGCTTCTATTCCAAAGTTTAGCGAGTACTCAGCGAAATCAGCTGATGGCGGTAGGATTGTACCCCTTAAGGAACTATGGAATGTTTTTGACCTCATTCATGTCGCGAAAACAGAATGTGAGGACCTAACAGGTTCGACGTGCCAATCATTAGCAGACCCTGATGTTGCCGATGTCTTGAATGTCGAAGAATGGACTCAGCTGCAAGGCCTAGCCCATAGAGCAGAGCTGTTGAAATACCGAGATTCTTTTGCCGGACGTATGGTCGGTGCTAATTTATTGCTCCAAATTTTGGAACGCATGCAGGATACGACGGTTGACTTTTTCCTCTATTCTGCGCACTATCCAACAATCTTAGGGCTACTTTCTGCTTTGGACGAGGATCCGATTGACACATTACCTGACTACGGGACGGCTTTACTATTTGAAGTTTATTACGATAACGAAACGAATACGGAATGGTTTCAAATAAAATACAGACCCGGCGACATTGTTCAAAATTCAAGCACACTTGTTTCACTTGGAAAGCGTTGTCACAACGCGACGTGCCAACATTTGGATTTTGACGAGTTTCTGTCGACATGGTCAGTCACTGCATGGTGCAACGAATGCGGCACGGAAAGCACCAGCGTCTGTTCAGTTGGAGTTCCAAAATTCTGCTCAAGTGACCTCGATCGCCCTGTTCTGGTGGGGTTTTTCGTTGGACTAGTTTCTGCGCTGGCTGGCATTGGCATAGTGCTTTCTAAGCGCTTTCTTAATCGGCGAAACAACGCGGTACAAACGTCCCAACAACAAGAGCACGAAGATCGCCCTCCCAAAACGGATTTCACAGATCACGACTCCATGCAAAGCCCCTACGATGCTACCATGGCGTGA
- a CDS encoding predicted protein translates to MVPATRQMKSEAVYAHILDNILLLSQEHPIRLSFQQQGYETAIDILSIFENELDALGYRSPTPVDGVDNPRIPLLMAHRQILRHFLRWQASFERQKGSPMKPSELIALNNEDFVHPSTLAPTATSITPKVRSAADDFKRGVKRDKTHYPVLKDDKYWDNFYRSFVVTAVSHNVEKVLDPTYVPTEPSDKALFEEQKKFVYSALEHTLQTAADFTAAIGNLYTRKVRELEEAKDEEDVKVKPPAPFSKETKWIPFFKLLVNYLSSVTGVNKVPLDYVVRKDDDVAAPDTEFKTEHEKLVLSTPHTGTAFNKDNGKVWIQVKQLTVNGPAWTYVAPFEKKRDGRGAVKALNSHYEGDAVMSKSKAAAFDTLDKYGETLTESRKVDVFLRNNHCTNPKMLSGIAVIQGDADWMSNFAKAADYLALFTNTNTSQKTGCSISSAQQTSNNKKKPAIRAGNYTPNEWHQLSDKEKDKVRAKRAAAKSSRDKNKRSAAAITRSSEKPDKGSADGATNAGDQFALSTKKKKRKTVGFEGETSD, encoded by the exons ATGGTGCCTGCCACCCGGCAAATGAAAAGCGAGGCTGTCTATGCACACATCTTGGATAACATTCTCTTGTTGTCCCAAGAACACCCTATCCGTCTTAGCTTCCAACAGCAGGGATATGAAACAGCCATCGACATTCTCTCTATCTTCGAGAACGAACTCGATGCCCTCGGTTACAGGTCTCCCACGCCTGTCGACGGTGTAGACAACCCACGGATCCCACTGCTCATGGCGCATCGACAAATCTTGCGTCATTTTCTACGTTGGCAAGCATCCtttgaacggcaaaagggGAGCCCTATGAAGCCTTCGGAACTCATTGCGTTGAACAACGAAGACTTTGTTCA TCCCTCAACCTTGGCCCCCACCGCAACGAGCATCACCCCTAAAGTGCGATCTGCTGCTGACGACTTCAAGCGTGGCGTTAAACGTGACAAAACGCATTATCCCGTACTCAAGGATGACAAGTACTGGGATAACTTCTACCGTTCGTTTGTGGTCACTGCAGTCTCGCATAATGTCGAAAAGGTCCTTGACCCAACGTATGTTCCTACAGAGCCCTCTGACAAAGCACTTTTcgaagagcaaaagaagTTTGTGTACTCTGCACTAGAACACACACTGCAGACAGCGGCGGACTTTACTGCGGCCATTGGAAACCTGTACACCAGGAAAGTGCgtgaattggaagaagcaaaggATGAGGAGGATGTTAAAGTCAAGCCACCGGCTCCGTTctcgaaggaaacgaagtggATTCCGTTCTTCAAGTTGTTGGTAAACTACTTGAGCTCTGTGACGGGAGTTAACAAAGTGCCGTTGGATTATGTCGTtcggaaagacgacgacgttgcTGCACCGGATACCGAGTTCAAGACGGAGCACGAGAAGTTGGTGCTGTCGACTCCCCATACGGGGACGGCGTTCAACAAGGACAACGGGAAAGTTTGGATCCAGGTGAaacagttgactgtgaacggtCCAGCTTGGACTTACGTTgcgcctttcgagaagaaacgcgaCGGTCGTGGAGCGGTCAAGGCTTTGAATAGTCACTATGAAGGTGATGCGGTGATGTCCAAGTCCAAGGCGGCTGCATTTGAT ACCCTGGACAAGTACGGAGAGACCTTGACGGAGTCAAGAAAGGTGGATGTCTTCTTGCGCAATAATCACTGCACCAATCCCAAGATGCTCTCAGGAATTGCGGTAATTCAGGGAGACGCGGATTGGATGTCCAATTTTGCCAAGGCGGCCGACTATTTGGCCTTGTTTACTAACACCAATACCTCTCAAAAGACAGGTTGTTCGATCTCAAGTGCTCAGCAGACTagtaacaacaagaagaagccggcTATTCGAGCGGGCAACTATACTCCAAATGAATGGCATCAGCTCTCggacaaagaaaaggacaaaGTTAGAGCCAAGCGAGCGGCCGCCAAGTCCTCTCGCGATAAAAATAAGCGCTCGGCAGCAGCAATCACTCGTTCGAGCGAGAAACCTGACAAGGGGAGCGCGGATGGTGCAACCAATGCAGGTGATCAGTTTGCTCTCTCAaccaagaagaagaaaaggaagactGTTGGTTTTGAAGGCGAAACGAGCGATTGA
- a CDS encoding predicted protein, giving the protein MVCRKVKVDETLKKVNLAMNRDSAQGSGLSMTRVGADSENMKKKGRLRRQKATKSYLQFLKGKANKPIAIMTRPICPSDLSAPLEGFRSDGERRLTIPSQQLPDGMDIVVEDDLIKTSPSVHSRLLAIVSTTLRDQASSTMSDGLVDQLIEGLEDLGCRFLLPTKIAEAQFPSNNDLLSEEKLYRELGSGSADTKRLFLRKYVTIVASRYSAKVTKRKRDVNSSHNRPTRAMAPGKKSKILPVPTAKVDNSELGQHTTNLELSSQTAELQKKCTKASEFLSPQVSKNVSLATTPQSGPIKTLHDHDVVLGRGNGTAALAGNIRFRSFVWESKEAYNQASRYEKSPVAYLVMNRVKALDPPGQFLEMCCDGTFIVAPFEKAFEKTCQALREKKWLSAPSRTYKPKGNGGGVPQPSKSSEKDVHDERGRKVGVGSRVSVFWPLDNTHYAARVCERGEQGWQLLYEEDGEKEWLDLKNHSFVVLS; this is encoded by the coding sequence ATGGTTTGTAGAAAAGTGAAAGTTGACGAGACTTTAAAAAAGGTCAATCTAGCGATGAACCGAGACTCTGCGCAGGGATCAGGTTTGTCAATGACCAGAGTCggagctgacagtgaaaataTGAAAAAAAAGGGTCGACTGCGACGGCAAAAAGCAACGAAGAGCTATTTACAGTTTTTGAAAGGGAAAGCGAACAAGCCTATTGCAATTATGACAAGACCTATTTGCCCTTCGGATTTAAGTGCCCCTTTGGAGGGGTTCAGAAGCGACGGAGAACGCCGATTGACGATTCCTTCCCAGCAGTTGCCTGATGGAATGGATATCGTGGTGGAAGATGATCTGATAAAAACGTCGCCGAGTGTTCACAGTAGACTGCTGGCTATCGTCTCAACTACTTTACGGGATCAGGCTAGTTCAACAATGTCAGATGGACTCGTAGATCAGTTGATTGAAGGTTTAGAAGACTTGGGATGCCGgtttttgcttccaacaaagaTAGCGGAAGCACAATTTCCGAGCAACAATGACTTGCTTTCAGAGGAAAAATTGTATCGTGAATTGGGATCAGGTAGCGCGGACACGAAGAggctttttcttcgaaagTATGTCACTATTGTAGCTTCGAGGTATAGCGCCAAGGTTACAAAACGGAAACGAGACGTCAACTCTTCTCACAATCGGCCAACTCGTGCGATGGCTCCTGGCAAGAAGTCAAAGATACTTCCCGTTCCTACGGCAAAGGTAGACAATAGCGAGCTGGGTCAACATACCACCAATTTAGAGCTATCATCGCAAACAGCCGAACTTCAAAAAAAGTGTACCAAAGCTTCGGAATTTCTATCTCCACAAGTGAGCAAGAATGTGTCCCTGGCTACCACCCCCCAATCAGGTCCCATAAAAACGCTCCATGACCACGATGTAGTCTTGGGACGAGGGAATGGCACCGCGGCGTTGGCTGGAAACATAAGATTCCGTAGCTTTGTTTGGGAATCAAAGGAAGCTTATAACCAGGCCTCAAGGTATGAAAAATCACCAGTCGCTTACCTTGTTATGAATCGTGTAAAAGCATTGGACCCTCCTGGGCAATTTTTAGAAATGTGTTGTGATGGTACTTTCATCGTCGCGCCCTTTGAAAAAGCCTTTGAAAAGACATGCCAAGCTCTCAGAGAGAAAAAATGGCTTTCTGCTCCTTCACGAACTTACAAGCCGAAAGGAAACGGAGGAGGTGTACCCCAACCATCAAAATCCTCGGAAAAAGATGTGCACGATGAGCGTGGAAGGAAAGTTGGTGTGGGATCCCGTGTATCTGTCTTTTGGCCGTTGGACAATACGCACTACGCGGCAAGAGTCTGTGAAAGGGGGGAGCAAGGATGGCAATTGCTTTatgaagaagatggagaaaAGGAATGGTTGGACCTAAAAAACCACAGCTTTGTGGTTCTTAGTTAA
- a CDS encoding predicted protein: DHVASDPVERQSVESRGGIITKIGNVDRVSGSLVVTRSIGDADLADVLSQVPDVLPFSMVEMRALCGYSSKIPCFVILASDGLWDRISNQEAVRCIWR; this comes from the coding sequence GACCACGTTGCGTCTGACCCGGTAGAACGGCAGTCCGTAGAAAGTAGGGGTGGAATCATTACAAAAATTGGAAACGTCGACCGTGTTAGTGGTTCGTTGGTAGTCACTCGTTCCATAGGTGATGCCGACCTCGCCGACGTTCTCTCCCAGGTCCCTGAtgttcttcctttttctatGGTAGAAATGAGGGCTTTGTGTGGATATTCTTCCAAGATTCCATGCTTCGTGATCTTGGCCTCTGATGGACTTTGGGATCGAATTTCGAATCAAGAAGCGGTACGTTGCATCTGGCGCTGA